A window of Lepidochelys kempii isolate rLepKem1 chromosome 1, rLepKem1.hap2, whole genome shotgun sequence contains these coding sequences:
- the CDKN1B gene encoding cyclin-dependent kinase inhibitor 1B has product MSNVRISNGSPTLERMEARQSEYPKPSACRNLFGPVNHEELNRDLKKHHKDMEEACQRKWNFDFENHKPLAGRFEWQAVEKGSSPDFYFRPPRPPKVVCKAATHESLDVNGNCPTTVIVVGSQGISEDTHFVDQKTDVSENQTDLADQCTGQRKRPATDDSSPQPKRANTTEEEVSEESPSASSVEQTPKKSSPRRRQT; this is encoded by the exons atgtcaAACGTTCGTATTTCGAATGGGAGCCCGACCCTGGAGCGGATGGAAGCCCGGCAGTCGGAGTATCCCAAGCCTTCCGCTTGCAGGAACCTCTTTGGGCCCGTGAATCACGAAGAGTTAAACAGGGACTTAAAGAAGCACCACAAGGACATGGAAGAGGCATGTCAAAGGAAGTGGAATTTTGATTTCGAGAATCACAAGCCCCTGGCTGGCAGGTTCGAGTGGCAAGCGGTGGAGAAAGGGAGCTCGCCCGACTTCTACTTCAGACCTCCGAGGCCCCCCAAAGTGGTTTGCAAAGCTGCCACCCATGAGAGTTTGGATGTAAATGGAAACTGCCCAACAACGGTGATTGTAGTCGGTTCTCAGGGAATCTCAGAGGACACTCACTTTGTAGATCAAAAAACTGATGTATCTGAAAATCAAACGGACTTAGCAGACCAGTGCACTGGGCAAAGAAAACGACCAGCCACGGATG ATTCTTCTCCTCAACCTAAAAGAGCCAACACAACAGAAGAAGAGGTTTCAGAAGAATCCCCCAGTGCCAGTTCAGTGGAGCAAACACCCAAGAAATCCAGCCCAAGAAGACGTCAAACGTAA